A region of Sphingobium baderi DNA encodes the following proteins:
- a CDS encoding protein-disulfide reductase DsbD family protein, which produces MRIVHVLLMTLALLLTPAAACAQGAFGTGAPHISARLSAESGAPAPGQETTIAFAMTPEAGWHGYWENPGDAGLGMTVKWTLPKGVNIGALRYPVPEMLTISGLMNHVYEGPYAILAPLAIAPDVPEGTRLPIRVRAEWLACTDKICVPEGADLSLNLVAGSGQVQPADGARFDQWRAHLPRPLGAQASYAMADGKLRIAIPFPAGAQASDVHFFPLAEGFARYAAPQKVQREGDRLLIETEAGEGFKGGRAQGVLRTGDHVGFLVAAVAGPVAAPGGGAAQTILIALAGAVLGGLLLNVMPCVFPILGLKALSLARAGGQEREVRREAIAYAAGVIVACLALGGALLALRAAGAAVGWAFQLQDPRIILLLLLLVTAIAFNLAGLFELRAFGGGERLAAKGGMIGSFWTGALVAFVATPCTGPFMGAAMGAALVLPLAASLAIFAGLGLGLALPFLLLAYLPALRSRLPRPGPWMERLQRIFSIPMFLTALGLAWLLGQQRGVAAMTLGLGAALLLALLLWWLGGRQGRGKSGGVMVLLGALILLGGGMALLPAKAPAAASAQASRAIPFDEARLASLRAAGKPVFLYFTADWCLTCKANEAAAIDRAETRAAFDRAGVTVMVGDWTNADPAITRFLEGQGRSGVPLYLWYAPGGEGRALPQILTVSTLTALVP; this is translated from the coding sequence ATGCGGATAGTTCATGTCCTTTTGATGACGCTGGCGTTGTTGCTGACGCCAGCCGCCGCCTGCGCGCAGGGCGCCTTCGGGACGGGGGCGCCGCATATCTCCGCGCGCCTGTCGGCCGAAAGCGGCGCGCCCGCGCCGGGGCAGGAGACGACCATCGCCTTCGCCATGACGCCAGAGGCGGGATGGCACGGCTATTGGGAAAATCCGGGCGACGCGGGCCTTGGCATGACGGTCAAATGGACGCTGCCCAAGGGCGTGAACATTGGCGCGCTGCGCTATCCGGTGCCCGAAATGCTGACGATCTCCGGCCTGATGAACCATGTCTATGAAGGGCCTTATGCGATTCTGGCGCCGCTGGCGATTGCACCGGACGTGCCGGAAGGCACGCGCCTGCCGATCCGCGTGCGCGCCGAGTGGCTGGCCTGCACCGACAAGATCTGCGTGCCCGAAGGCGCGGACCTCAGCCTGAACCTGGTGGCGGGGAGCGGACAGGTCCAGCCCGCCGATGGCGCCCGCTTCGACCAGTGGCGCGCCCATCTGCCCCGGCCGCTGGGCGCGCAGGCCAGCTATGCGATGGCCGATGGCAAGCTTCGCATCGCCATCCCCTTTCCAGCGGGCGCGCAGGCGAGCGACGTGCATTTCTTCCCGCTGGCCGAAGGGTTCGCCCGCTATGCCGCGCCGCAAAAGGTGCAGCGCGAGGGCGACCGCCTGCTGATCGAAACGGAAGCGGGCGAGGGTTTCAAGGGCGGCAGGGCGCAGGGCGTGCTGCGGACTGGCGATCATGTTGGCTTCCTCGTCGCCGCCGTGGCCGGGCCGGTGGCCGCGCCGGGGGGAGGTGCGGCGCAGACCATCCTGATCGCGCTGGCTGGAGCAGTGCTGGGCGGCCTGTTGCTCAATGTCATGCCTTGCGTCTTTCCGATCCTGGGGCTCAAGGCGCTCAGCCTTGCCCGCGCTGGGGGGCAGGAACGGGAAGTGCGCCGCGAAGCCATCGCCTATGCGGCGGGCGTCATTGTCGCCTGTCTGGCGCTGGGCGGCGCGTTGCTGGCGCTGAGGGCGGCGGGCGCGGCTGTGGGATGGGCCTTTCAGTTGCAGGACCCGCGCATCATCCTGCTGCTGCTGCTGCTGGTGACGGCCATCGCCTTCAACCTTGCGGGCCTGTTCGAGCTGAGGGCTTTTGGCGGTGGCGAGCGTCTGGCCGCAAAGGGTGGCATGATCGGCAGTTTCTGGACCGGCGCGCTGGTCGCCTTTGTCGCGACGCCGTGCACCGGGCCTTTCATGGGCGCGGCCATGGGCGCGGCGCTGGTGCTGCCGCTGGCGGCCTCGCTCGCCATTTTCGCGGGGCTTGGCCTTGGCCTTGCGTTGCCCTTCCTGTTGCTGGCTTATCTGCCCGCCTTGCGAAGCCGCTTGCCGCGGCCGGGGCCATGGATGGAGCGGCTGCAACGCATTTTTTCCATCCCCATGTTCCTGACCGCACTTGGCCTTGCGTGGCTACTGGGCCAGCAGAGAGGCGTCGCGGCGATGACGCTGGGACTCGGCGCGGCGCTGCTGCTGGCGCTGCTGCTTTGGTGGCTGGGCGGGCGGCAGGGCAGGGGAAAAAGCGGGGGCGTGATGGTCCTGCTCGGCGCGCTCATATTGCTGGGCGGTGGCATGGCGTTGCTGCCCGCAAAAGCGCCTGCTGCTGCCTCCGCACAAGCATCGAGAGCCATTCCCTTCGACGAAGCGCGTCTCGCCAGCCTGCGCGCGGCGGGCAAGCCCGTATTCCTCTACTTCACCGCTGACTGGTGCCTTACCTGCAAGGCGAACGAAGCCGCCGCCATCGATCGCGCCGAAACCCGCGCCGCGTTCGACAGGGCAGGCGTCACCGTCATGGTCGGCGACTGGACTAATGCCGATCCCGCCATCACCCGCTTCCTCGAAGGGCAGGGGCGGTCGGGCGTGCCGCTCTACCTCTGGTATGCGCCTGGCGGCGAGGGGAGGGCGCTGCCGCAGATCCTCACCGTCTCCACCCTGACCGCTTTGGTGCCCTGA
- a CDS encoding alkaline phosphatase family protein, whose translation MLRKVAAALLLVPCAMPAIAQPGAAPAPQSAPATPPKLIVAISVDQFSGDLFNEYRPYFEAGLKRLAADGIAFPRGYQSHAATETCPGHSTILTGSRPSRTGIIANTWFDLKTGREDKAVYCAEDESQPGTSSGDYVASPIHLRVPTLGGRMKAANPATRVVSVAGKDRAAIMMGGPTADQVWWLSPKGYVSYKGVPTPPLIAKVNAVFAQRLAQPSPGFELPAQCAAKDFPVGIGAGKSVGTGRFAREAGDFKVFRASPEQDALTLALAASVIDNMDLGRQGQTDIISIGLSATDYVGHTYGTEGTESCIQIDRLDQELGAFFDRLDKTGIDYVVVLTADHGGHDLPERHRQNAMPMESRVDAALTPKALTAAVGARTGLAGRKLIWGDGPMGDLYFDLSLTPGQRAAVQAETLKILRAHPQVQAVFTKAEIAATPSPSGPPESWSLLQEARASFDPERSGDLLLLLKPRIMPIIDPTKGYVATHGSPWDTDRRVPILFWRKGLRHFEQPLGVETVDILPTLAALINLPVPKGEIDGRCLDLIAGEGDSCAGH comes from the coding sequence ATGTTGAGGAAAGTCGCCGCCGCCCTGTTGCTCGTCCCGTGCGCGATGCCCGCCATCGCCCAGCCGGGCGCAGCCCCTGCCCCGCAAAGCGCGCCCGCGACGCCGCCCAAGCTGATCGTCGCCATTTCCGTCGACCAGTTTTCCGGCGATCTTTTCAACGAATATCGCCCTTATTTCGAAGCTGGTCTGAAGCGTCTGGCCGCTGACGGCATTGCATTCCCACGCGGTTATCAATCCCATGCCGCGACCGAAACCTGCCCCGGCCACAGCACCATCCTGACCGGCAGCCGCCCGTCGCGCACCGGCATCATCGCCAACACATGGTTCGACCTCAAGACCGGGCGCGAGGACAAGGCCGTCTATTGCGCCGAGGATGAAAGCCAACCGGGGACGAGCAGCGGCGATTATGTCGCCTCCCCCATCCATCTGCGCGTGCCGACGCTGGGCGGGCGGATGAAGGCCGCGAACCCGGCGACCCGCGTGGTGTCCGTCGCGGGGAAGGATCGCGCGGCCATCATGATGGGCGGGCCGACCGCCGATCAGGTCTGGTGGCTCAGCCCCAAAGGCTATGTGAGCTACAAGGGCGTGCCGACGCCGCCGCTGATCGCGAAGGTGAATGCGGTTTTCGCACAGAGGCTGGCGCAGCCCAGCCCCGGCTTTGAACTGCCGGCGCAATGCGCGGCAAAGGATTTCCCCGTCGGCATCGGCGCGGGGAAGAGCGTGGGCACCGGCCGCTTCGCGCGTGAGGCGGGCGATTTCAAGGTCTTTCGCGCATCGCCGGAACAGGACGCCCTGACATTGGCATTGGCCGCGTCAGTCATCGACAATATGGACCTTGGCAGGCAGGGGCAGACCGACATCATCTCCATCGGCCTGTCCGCGACGGATTATGTGGGGCACACTTACGGCACGGAAGGCACGGAAAGCTGCATCCAGATCGATCGGCTGGATCAGGAACTGGGCGCCTTCTTCGACCGGCTGGACAAGACCGGCATCGACTATGTGGTCGTGCTGACCGCCGATCATGGCGGCCATGACCTGCCCGAGCGGCACCGGCAGAACGCCATGCCGATGGAAAGCCGCGTGGACGCGGCCTTGACGCCCAAGGCGCTGACCGCAGCGGTCGGCGCCAGGACGGGACTGGCCGGGCGCAAGCTGATCTGGGGCGACGGGCCGATGGGCGATCTCTATTTCGACCTCTCCCTGACGCCCGGACAGCGCGCCGCCGTGCAGGCCGAAACGCTGAAGATCCTGCGCGCCCATCCCCAGGTGCAGGCGGTATTCACCAAGGCGGAGATCGCCGCCACCCCCTCTCCCTCCGGCCCGCCCGAAAGCTGGAGCCTGTTGCAGGAAGCACGGGCGAGCTTCGATCCCGAACGCTCGGGCGACCTGCTGTTGCTGCTGAAACCCCGCATCATGCCGATCATCGACCCGACCAAAGGCTATGTGGCGACCCATGGCAGTCCATGGGACACCGACCGGCGCGTGCCGATCCTGTTCTGGCGCAAGGGACTGCGGCATTTCGAACAGCCGTTGGGCGTGGAAACGGTAGACATATTGCCGACCCTCGCCGCGCTCATCAACCTGCCGGTGCCCAAGGGCGAGATAGACGGACGTTGCCTGGATCTGATCGCCGGCGAAGGAGATAGCTGCGCTGGGCATTAG